Proteins encoded within one genomic window of Catenulispora sp. MAP5-51:
- a CDS encoding trypsin-like serine protease has protein sequence MARLRRRVARMAAWGAGGVLTVAGVAAATALGAPASPVAATLRPIPRIVGGAAAPEGAYPFMAALQQWVGNGYLTICGGTLIAPDEVLTAAHCVDQWSVGQTAGDGEAKERIIVGRTVLSGSDGAIRVPQAIRVDASWDSATEVDDAAMVQLDSPIAGVVPPTMPTSGNQAYEQPGIPARAIGWGSTQPQGPADVGGGVYPDELRQVDLPLVGDSPCQSVFDGVRNPALYPQEMLCAGGDGRHDACTGDSGGPLLSPLPGGTWELIGVTSWGNGCAVPGTPGVFTRLSAPDIHSFVASAGGAGDFGP, from the coding sequence ATGGCTCGGCTGAGGCGGCGGGTCGCACGGATGGCGGCGTGGGGCGCCGGCGGGGTGCTGACGGTGGCCGGGGTGGCTGCGGCCACGGCTCTGGGAGCGCCGGCGTCGCCCGTGGCGGCCACGCTGCGGCCGATTCCTCGGATCGTCGGGGGCGCGGCGGCACCGGAAGGTGCGTATCCGTTCATGGCGGCTTTGCAGCAGTGGGTCGGCAACGGTTACCTCACCATCTGCGGCGGGACGCTCATCGCGCCGGACGAGGTGCTGACCGCGGCGCACTGCGTGGATCAGTGGTCGGTCGGGCAGACGGCCGGAGACGGGGAGGCCAAGGAACGCATCATCGTGGGGCGGACTGTGCTCAGCGGCAGTGACGGCGCGATCCGGGTGCCGCAGGCCATCCGCGTCGACGCGTCCTGGGATTCGGCCACCGAGGTCGACGACGCCGCGATGGTGCAGCTGGACTCGCCGATCGCCGGCGTCGTCCCGCCGACCATGCCGACCTCCGGCAACCAGGCCTACGAGCAGCCCGGGATCCCGGCGCGGGCCATCGGCTGGGGCAGCACCCAGCCGCAGGGACCGGCCGACGTCGGCGGCGGCGTCTACCCGGACGAGCTGCGCCAGGTGGACCTCCCGCTGGTCGGCGACAGTCCCTGCCAGAGCGTGTTCGACGGCGTCCGCAATCCCGCGCTCTACCCGCAGGAGATGCTCTGCGCCGGCGGCGACGGCCGGCACGACGCCTGCACCGGCGACAGCGGCGGTCCGCTGCTGAGCCCGCTGCCCGGCGGCACCTGGGAGCTGATCGGCGTCACCAGTTGGGGCAACGGCTGCGCGGTGCCGGGCACGCCCGGCGTGTTCACGCGTTTGTCGGCGCCGGACATCCACTCCTTCGTGGCGAGCGCGGGCGGGGCGGGCGACTTCGGCCCGTGA
- a CDS encoding SsgA family sporulation/cell division regulator, whose amino-acid sequence MSSSVTCELQLRLVISGDSSLPVPAGLRYDTADPYAVHATFHTGGQDTVDWVFARELLAEGLRRPTGTGDVRVWPSRSRGQAIVCLALSSPEGEALLEAPARALESFLKRTNTAVPPGLEHRFYDLDAELVHLFADN is encoded by the coding sequence ATGAGCTCATCGGTCACCTGTGAGCTGCAGCTGCGTCTCGTCATCTCCGGCGACTCCTCGCTGCCGGTCCCCGCGGGCCTGCGCTACGACACCGCCGACCCTTACGCCGTGCACGCCACGTTCCACACCGGCGGGCAGGACACCGTGGACTGGGTCTTCGCCCGGGAGTTGCTGGCCGAGGGGCTCCGCCGCCCCACCGGCACCGGCGACGTGCGGGTGTGGCCCTCGCGCAGCCGCGGGCAGGCGATCGTGTGTCTCGCGCTCAGCTCGCCCGAAGGAGAGGCGCTCCTGGAGGCCCCCGCGCGGGCCCTGGAGTCCTTCCTCAAGCGCACCAACACCGCCGTCCCGCCCGGGCTGGAGCACCGCTTCTACGACCTGGACGCCGAGCTCGTGCACCTGTTCGCCGACAACTGA
- a CDS encoding MDR family MFS transporter yields MLDVGGLPRVFWWVWVSTLVARTGAFVAPFLSYYLTRSLGHSAAFAGFVAALNAVGAAVSAVVGGVLADRVGRRGTLLGALVASAVTLVALGSVHAVWLIAVLAFLAGLANNATRPATGAIIADIVPSADRGRAYALNYWAINLGFAVAMLSAGAVASHGYSLLFMGDALANVGCAVVVFFTVPETRPVVGPGAGDHSGSTGDVASERVGRLADVLRDRVFLGFLGAVLVGAVIYSQAQTVQPIMMGQDGLGPGAYGAVAALNGILIGVLQLPMTSWMRRYTHGSVLAASSFLMGAGFAVPLLISAVGHPMGVYAASVVVWTIAEIGNTPPQMALGADLAPAHMRGRYQGMSTLAWSVAGIVGPLVGGWALSAVGASAVLWASLLLGAVGVPAWLLLDRRSTVRVAALRAAEARWEPVPVVVASSGLSAELTGLGSEPVCT; encoded by the coding sequence GTGCTGGATGTCGGGGGGCTGCCGCGCGTTTTCTGGTGGGTGTGGGTCAGTACCTTGGTGGCGCGGACGGGGGCGTTTGTCGCGCCGTTTCTGTCGTACTACCTGACGCGGTCGTTGGGGCACTCGGCGGCGTTCGCGGGGTTTGTCGCGGCGTTGAACGCGGTGGGGGCCGCGGTTTCGGCGGTGGTGGGGGGTGTGCTGGCTGACCGGGTGGGGCGGCGGGGCACGTTGCTGGGGGCGCTGGTGGCGTCGGCGGTGACGTTGGTGGCGCTCGGGTCGGTGCATGCGGTGTGGCTGATCGCGGTGCTGGCGTTCCTGGCCGGGTTGGCCAACAACGCGACGCGGCCGGCTACCGGGGCGATCATCGCGGACATCGTGCCGTCGGCGGATCGGGGGCGGGCCTACGCGCTCAACTACTGGGCGATCAACCTGGGGTTCGCCGTGGCGATGCTGTCGGCCGGTGCTGTGGCCTCGCACGGATATTCGCTGCTGTTCATGGGCGATGCGCTGGCGAACGTGGGGTGCGCGGTCGTCGTCTTCTTCACGGTGCCGGAGACGCGGCCGGTCGTCGGGCCCGGTGCTGGGGACCATTCGGGGAGTACCGGAGATGTGGCGTCCGAGCGGGTCGGCAGGCTGGCCGATGTGCTGCGGGACCGGGTCTTCCTGGGGTTCCTGGGAGCGGTGCTGGTCGGGGCTGTCATCTACTCGCAGGCGCAGACGGTGCAGCCGATCATGATGGGCCAGGACGGCCTGGGACCCGGTGCCTATGGTGCCGTCGCGGCGCTCAACGGCATCCTCATCGGGGTCCTGCAGCTTCCGATGACGTCCTGGATGCGCCGCTACACGCACGGCTCGGTGCTGGCCGCCTCGTCGTTCCTGATGGGAGCCGGGTTCGCGGTGCCGCTGCTGATCTCGGCGGTGGGGCATCCCATGGGGGTCTACGCGGCCTCGGTGGTGGTGTGGACGATCGCGGAGATCGGGAACACGCCGCCGCAGATGGCGCTGGGTGCCGACCTGGCGCCGGCGCACATGCGCGGGCGGTATCAGGGCATGTCGACGCTGGCCTGGAGCGTCGCCGGGATTGTCGGGCCGCTGGTGGGCGGGTGGGCGTTGAGCGCGGTCGGGGCCTCGGCGGTGCTGTGGGCGAGCCTGCTGCTCGGTGCGGTCGGCGTGCCGGCGTGGCTGCTGCTCGATCGGCGCTCGACGGTGCGGGTGGCCGCGCTGCGTGCGGCCGAGGCGCGCTGGGAACCGGTGCCGGTGGTTGTCGCGTCGTCTGGGTTGTCGGCTGAATTGACCGGACTGGGGTCGGAGCCGGTGTGCACATAG
- a CDS encoding chorismate-binding protein, protein MPSRPTPISGPEPVAHFAGRLATGLRDVTSDLTALDSGGFWAVVGTYEGDWTLARFDDVREAPLPPPAVPWTGPDRGAWVSSMDQGAYVGAVKAIRDEIAAGEVYQVNLCRVLSAPIDPRAEPLALAARLRSGNPAPYAGLVDVPGTRVVTASPELFLRREGRTVTSEPIKGTARTAAEFLPKDTAENIMIVDLVRNDLARVAEIGSVEVPALLRVESHPGLVHLVSTVTAELAAGAGWPELMAATFPAGSITGAPKSSALRIIDELENAPRGPYCGAVGWVDADRGIGELAVGIRTFWWHGDRLCFGTGAGITWGSDPQGEWDETELKAARLLAVASGPQPSGQ, encoded by the coding sequence GTGCCCTCCCGCCCGACCCCCATATCCGGCCCCGAGCCTGTGGCCCACTTCGCCGGCCGGCTCGCGACCGGGCTGCGCGACGTCACCTCGGACCTGACCGCCCTGGACTCCGGCGGCTTCTGGGCCGTCGTGGGCACCTACGAGGGCGACTGGACGCTGGCGCGCTTCGACGACGTCCGGGAGGCTCCGCTCCCGCCGCCGGCGGTGCCCTGGACCGGCCCCGACCGCGGCGCGTGGGTCTCCTCCATGGACCAGGGCGCCTATGTCGGCGCCGTCAAGGCCATCCGCGACGAGATCGCCGCCGGCGAGGTCTACCAGGTGAACCTGTGCCGGGTCCTGTCCGCGCCGATCGATCCGCGGGCCGAACCCCTCGCCCTGGCGGCGCGGCTGCGCAGCGGGAATCCCGCTCCGTACGCCGGCTTGGTGGACGTCCCCGGGACCCGCGTGGTGACCGCCTCCCCCGAGCTCTTCCTCCGTCGTGAGGGCCGCACCGTCACCTCGGAGCCCATCAAGGGAACCGCCCGGACCGCCGCGGAGTTCCTGCCGAAGGACACCGCCGAGAACATCATGATCGTCGACCTGGTCCGCAACGACCTGGCCCGGGTCGCCGAGATCGGCTCCGTGGAGGTGCCCGCGCTGCTGCGCGTCGAGTCGCACCCCGGGCTCGTGCACCTGGTCTCGACCGTGACCGCCGAGCTCGCCGCCGGCGCCGGCTGGCCGGAGCTGATGGCGGCGACCTTCCCGGCCGGGTCCATCACCGGGGCCCCCAAGAGCAGTGCCCTGCGCATCATCGACGAGTTGGAGAACGCCCCGCGCGGCCCGTACTGCGGTGCCGTCGGTTGGGTGGACGCCGACCGTGGCATAGGGGAGCTGGCCGTGGGCATCCGGACGTTCTGGTGGCACGGCGACCGGCTGTGCTTCGGGACCGGGGCCGGCATCACGTGGGGGTCGGACCCGCAGGGAGAATGGGACGAGACCGAGCTCAAGGCCGCGCGGCTGCTGGCGGTCGCGTCAGGTCCGCAGCCGTCCGGGCAGTGA
- a CDS encoding ABC-F family ATP-binding cassette domain-containing protein, producing the protein MSATLVAKELTAGHGDRALFSGLDLVVSPGDVVGLVGVNGAGKSTLLRLLAGLDKPEDGSVRISPPGATIGHLPQEPERRPQETVRQFLGRRTGVSAAQEALDAATAGLVDGTPGADDAYSEGLERWLNLGGADLDERAEAVAADLGLAVDLDQTMTSLSGGQAARAGLASLLLSRYDVFLLDEPTNDLDLDGLERLERFVSDLRAPVVLISHDREFLARTVNRVVELDLAQQLTRQIGGGYEDFLREREVERQHARDEYEDYADTKAGLEARAHMQRNWLEKGVKNALNKRPDNDKMLAKARAEGTEKQAAKARQTERRIERLEVVEEPRKEWELRMTIAAAPRSGSVVATLREAVVRRGEFTLGPVRLQIDWAEKVAITGANGSGKTTLLAALLGRLPLDEGTASLGSGVVVGEVDQARGLFLGEQALLRAFEAQVPEMEPADVRTLLAKFGLKAEHVLRSAATLSPGERTRAALALLQARGVNLLVLDEPTNHLDLAAIEQLESALANYPGTLLLVTHDRRMLEAVQTTRRLSVDGGKVTEI; encoded by the coding sequence ATGAGCGCCACGCTCGTCGCCAAGGAACTCACCGCCGGCCACGGCGACCGCGCCCTGTTCTCCGGCCTGGACCTCGTGGTCTCCCCCGGGGACGTGGTCGGCCTGGTCGGGGTGAACGGCGCCGGCAAGTCCACGCTGCTGCGCCTGCTCGCCGGGCTGGACAAGCCCGAGGACGGCAGCGTCCGGATCAGTCCTCCCGGCGCCACGATCGGCCACCTGCCGCAGGAGCCCGAGCGCCGGCCGCAGGAGACGGTCCGGCAGTTCCTGGGCCGCCGCACCGGCGTGAGCGCCGCGCAGGAGGCCCTGGACGCCGCGACGGCCGGCCTCGTCGACGGCACCCCCGGCGCCGACGACGCGTACTCCGAGGGCCTGGAGCGCTGGCTGAACCTGGGCGGCGCGGACCTCGACGAGCGCGCCGAGGCGGTGGCCGCGGACCTCGGGCTGGCCGTGGACCTGGACCAGACCATGACCTCGCTGTCCGGCGGGCAGGCCGCGCGCGCGGGGCTGGCCTCGCTGCTGCTGAGCCGCTACGACGTCTTCCTGCTCGACGAGCCGACCAACGACCTGGACCTGGACGGTCTGGAGCGGCTGGAGCGCTTCGTCTCCGATCTGCGCGCGCCGGTGGTCCTGATCAGCCACGACCGCGAGTTCCTGGCGCGCACCGTGAACCGCGTCGTCGAGCTCGATCTCGCGCAGCAGCTGACCCGGCAGATCGGCGGCGGCTACGAGGACTTCCTGCGCGAGCGGGAGGTCGAGCGCCAGCACGCGCGCGACGAGTACGAGGACTACGCCGACACGAAGGCGGGTCTGGAAGCGCGCGCACACATGCAGCGCAACTGGCTGGAGAAGGGCGTCAAGAACGCTCTGAACAAGCGGCCGGACAACGACAAGATGCTCGCCAAGGCGCGGGCGGAGGGAACCGAGAAGCAGGCGGCGAAGGCCCGCCAGACCGAGCGGCGCATCGAGCGCCTGGAGGTCGTGGAGGAGCCGCGCAAGGAGTGGGAGCTGCGGATGACGATCGCCGCCGCGCCCCGCTCCGGCTCGGTGGTGGCCACGCTGCGGGAGGCCGTGGTCCGCCGCGGCGAGTTCACGCTGGGCCCGGTGCGCCTGCAGATCGACTGGGCCGAGAAGGTGGCGATCACCGGGGCCAACGGCTCGGGCAAGACGACGCTGCTGGCGGCGCTGCTCGGCCGGCTTCCGCTGGACGAGGGCACCGCCTCCCTGGGCTCGGGCGTGGTGGTCGGCGAGGTCGACCAGGCGCGCGGGCTGTTCCTGGGCGAGCAGGCACTGCTGCGGGCCTTCGAGGCGCAGGTGCCCGAGATGGAGCCGGCCGACGTCCGCACGCTGCTGGCGAAGTTCGGCCTGAAGGCCGAACACGTGCTGCGCTCGGCGGCGACCCTGTCCCCCGGCGAGCGGACCCGGGCGGCGCTCGCGCTGCTGCAGGCCAGGGGCGTGAACCTGCTCGTCCTGGACGAGCCGACGAACCACCTGGATCTGGCCGCGATCGAGCAGCTGGAGTCGGCGCTGGCGAACTACCCGGGGACGCTGCTGCTGGTCACGCACGACCGGCGGATGCTGGAGGCGGTGCAGACGACGCGGCGGCTGAGTGTGGACGGCGGGAAGGTCACCGAGATCTGA
- a CDS encoding aminotransferase class IV translates to MSTDKVWVGSGLVDATTPHISVFDHGFTVGDGVFEAVKAVGGRPFALTRHLARLARSADGLGLPPVDVDAVRHAVTETLLANDVPPLARIRITYSAGLAPLGSERGDQGPTLVVAIGASRARADTTAIATVPWPRNERGALAGIKTTSYAENAKALAHAQRAGATEAIFADTTGRLCEGTGSNIFVVRDGRIMTPTLDTGCLAGITRALVLSWVPAEETDLPIEALLDADEIFLTSTLRDVQGVHRVDGREVPAPGPLTKAAMAVFAENAAEDHDPL, encoded by the coding sequence ATGAGCACTGACAAAGTCTGGGTCGGCTCCGGCCTGGTCGACGCCACCACCCCGCACATCTCGGTCTTCGACCACGGCTTCACCGTCGGCGACGGGGTGTTCGAGGCGGTCAAGGCGGTCGGCGGCCGGCCGTTCGCACTGACCAGACACCTGGCACGGCTGGCCCGTTCGGCGGACGGTCTCGGGCTGCCCCCGGTGGACGTCGACGCGGTCCGGCACGCGGTGACCGAGACCCTGCTCGCCAACGACGTGCCGCCGCTGGCCCGGATCCGGATCACCTACTCGGCGGGTCTGGCGCCGCTCGGCTCCGAACGCGGCGACCAGGGGCCCACCCTGGTGGTCGCCATCGGCGCGAGCCGGGCGCGCGCCGACACCACGGCGATCGCGACCGTGCCCTGGCCCCGCAACGAGCGCGGAGCCCTGGCGGGCATCAAGACGACCTCCTACGCCGAGAACGCCAAAGCGCTGGCCCACGCACAGCGCGCCGGCGCCACCGAGGCGATCTTCGCCGACACGACCGGCCGGCTGTGCGAGGGCACCGGAAGCAACATCTTCGTGGTCCGCGACGGCCGCATCATGACCCCGACCCTGGACACCGGCTGCCTGGCCGGCATCACCCGCGCCCTGGTGCTGAGCTGGGTGCCCGCCGAGGAGACCGACCTGCCGATCGAGGCGCTGCTGGACGCCGACGAGATCTTCCTGACCTCGACCCTGCGCGACGTGCAGGGCGTGCACCGCGTGGACGGCCGCGAGGTGCCCGCGCCGGGCCCGCTCACCAAGGCCGCCATGGCCGTGTTCGCCGAGAACGCCGCCGAGGACCACGACCCGCTGTAG
- a CDS encoding alpha-ketoglutarate-dependent dioxygenase AlkB has product MFDDAWFQGSLLDADTPQTVGALGPTVERATLTDGAWVDLRRGWVSGADELFGRLMDVVPWRAERRMMYERVVDVPRLLCFYGDGEPLPDPLLTEARETLDGHYGPELGEPFTSAGLCLYRDGRDSVAWHGDTIGRGSSEDTMVAILSLGTPRTLALRPRAGGAPTLRYEIGHGDLLVMGGSCQRTWEHAVPKSARPLGPRISVQFRPRGVR; this is encoded by the coding sequence ATGTTCGACGACGCCTGGTTCCAAGGCTCCCTCCTCGACGCCGACACGCCCCAGACCGTGGGCGCGCTCGGCCCGACGGTGGAGCGCGCGACACTGACCGACGGCGCCTGGGTGGATCTGCGCCGCGGCTGGGTCTCCGGCGCCGACGAACTGTTCGGGCGCCTCATGGACGTCGTCCCCTGGCGTGCCGAACGCAGGATGATGTACGAGCGTGTGGTCGACGTCCCCCGCCTGCTGTGCTTCTACGGCGACGGCGAACCCCTGCCGGACCCGCTGCTCACCGAGGCGCGCGAGACCCTCGACGGCCACTACGGCCCCGAACTCGGCGAACCCTTCACCTCCGCCGGCCTGTGCCTGTACCGCGACGGCCGCGACAGCGTGGCCTGGCACGGCGACACCATCGGCCGCGGCTCGTCGGAGGACACGATGGTCGCGATCCTGTCCCTCGGGACGCCCCGCACGCTGGCCCTGCGACCCCGCGCCGGCGGCGCCCCGACCCTGCGCTACGAAATCGGCCACGGCGACCTGCTCGTGATGGGCGGCAGCTGCCAGCGGACCTGGGAGCACGCGGTGCCGAAATCGGCGCGGCCGTTGGGCCCGCGGATCAGTGTTCAGTTCCGCCCGCGCGGAGTCCGGTGA
- the hrpA gene encoding ATP-dependent RNA helicase HrpA, with the protein MDSQLKTAPLAELTARLAELTPHDRRRLSRRIDGARRIRNPQALQAVAAEIEAEIQAASGRAQARRASIPEITYPENLPVSARKDDIAAAIRDHQVVVIAGETGSGKTTQIPKICLELGRGVAGLIGHTQPRRLAARTVAERIAEELGQSLGESVGYKVRFTDHSSDNTLVKLMTDGILLAEIQQDRTLSRYDTIIIDEAHERSLNIDFLLGYLKNLLPRRPDLKLIITSATIDPERFARHFADKDGKDAPIVEVSGRTYPVEVRYRPLLLDEPGADGDAEAADRDQIQAISDAVDELGREGHGDILVFLSGEREIRDTADALKKRNLRTTEIVPLYARLTTAEQHKVFEPHAGRRVVLATNVAETSLTVPGIRYVIDPGTARISRYSNRTKVQRLPIEPVSQASANQRKGRCGRTSDGICIRLYSEDDFLSRPEFTEPEILRTSLASVILQMSALGLGDVAAFPFLDPPDARNIRDGVNLLHELGALDPEEQDLRKRLTPVGRKLAQLPVDPKLGRMVLEADRNGALKEIMIIAAALSIQDPRERPADKQQAAAEKHARFKEQGSDFLAWLKLWDYIKEKQKELSSNQFRKLCKAEFLHYLRIREWQDVHSQLKQIAKQLELTPNSTEAGPDQIHISLLSGLLSHIGLKDTESFEYIGARNAKFAISPGSVLFKKSPQWVMAAELVETTRLWGRVVATIKPEWAEPLAQHLVKHTYSEPHWEKSAGAVMAFEKVTLYGIPIVASRKVNYGRVDPEVSRELFIRHALVEGDWQTHHKFFSENRKLLAEVEELENRARRRDILVDDETLFDFYDDRVPADVVSARHFDSWWKKTSREQPDLLSFEKSMLINDGAGAVVELDYPDSWRQNRMKFRLTYQFEPGADADGVTVHLPLAVLNQVSPDGFDWLIPGLREELLTALIKSMPKALRVNFVPAPNFARALRQSLVPNSDPLVDAIARELRAVSGHRVEPADFDLDRVPDHLKMTFRVVDDKGRKLAEGKDLEALKLKLKVKTRDVINDAADGLAREGLKTWSVGTLTRTFEQKRRGLTMKAYPALADAGDSVAVRLYDTAEDQRRAMAAGTRRMLLLNVNSPIKYINGRLSNPAKLALSHNPYGNALALLEDCVACAADHLIARNGGPAWDEAGYQKLFDAVRADLADTSMQVVQTVERVLSVWHEVERKLKATTSRSLLTALADIRDQLSGLIHKGFVAETGFDQLPQLVRYLRAVDRRLDKLPDNPNQDQLLMFQIHDVRDEYQLLLDRLPAGRRADADVRRVRWMIEELRVSLFAQQLGTPETVSAKRIYRTIDAIEG; encoded by the coding sequence ATGGACTCTCAGCTCAAGACGGCTCCGCTCGCCGAGCTCACCGCTCGCCTCGCGGAGCTTACGCCGCATGACCGGCGTCGCCTGTCACGCCGCATCGACGGTGCCCGCCGTATCCGCAATCCGCAGGCGCTGCAGGCCGTCGCGGCGGAGATCGAAGCCGAGATCCAGGCCGCCTCGGGCCGGGCGCAGGCCCGGCGGGCCAGCATCCCGGAGATCACCTATCCGGAGAACCTGCCGGTCAGCGCGCGCAAGGACGACATCGCCGCGGCGATCCGGGACCACCAGGTCGTGGTGATCGCCGGCGAGACCGGCTCGGGCAAGACCACCCAGATCCCGAAGATCTGCCTGGAGCTGGGCCGGGGCGTCGCCGGGCTGATCGGGCACACGCAGCCGCGCCGGCTGGCCGCCCGCACCGTGGCCGAGCGCATCGCCGAGGAGCTGGGGCAGTCGCTGGGCGAGTCCGTCGGCTACAAGGTCCGCTTCACCGACCACTCCAGCGACAACACGCTGGTCAAGCTGATGACCGACGGCATCCTGCTGGCCGAGATCCAGCAGGACCGCACGCTGAGCCGCTACGACACGATCATCATCGACGAGGCGCACGAGCGGTCGCTGAACATCGACTTCCTGCTCGGCTATCTCAAGAACCTGCTGCCGCGCCGCCCCGACCTGAAGCTGATCATCACCTCGGCGACCATCGACCCGGAGCGGTTCGCGCGGCACTTCGCCGACAAGGACGGCAAGGACGCGCCGATCGTCGAGGTCTCCGGGCGTACCTATCCGGTAGAGGTCCGTTATAGGCCGCTCCTCCTGGACGAACCCGGCGCCGACGGCGATGCGGAGGCCGCGGACCGCGACCAGATCCAGGCCATCAGCGACGCCGTCGACGAACTCGGCCGGGAGGGCCACGGCGACATACTCGTGTTCCTCTCCGGGGAGCGCGAGATCCGCGATACGGCGGACGCTCTTAAGAAGCGCAACCTCCGCACCACGGAGATCGTCCCCCTCTACGCGCGCCTGACCACCGCCGAGCAGCACAAGGTCTTCGAGCCCCACGCCGGCCGCCGCGTGGTCCTGGCCACCAACGTCGCCGAGACCAGTCTCACCGTCCCGGGCATCCGCTATGTGATCGACCCGGGTACCGCGCGCATCTCCCGCTACAGCAACCGCACCAAGGTGCAGCGCCTGCCGATCGAGCCGGTGTCGCAGGCCTCGGCGAACCAGCGCAAGGGCCGCTGCGGCCGGACCAGCGACGGCATCTGCATCCGGCTGTACTCCGAGGACGACTTCCTGTCCCGCCCGGAGTTCACCGAGCCGGAGATCCTGCGCACCTCCCTGGCGTCCGTCATCCTGCAGATGAGCGCGCTGGGCCTGGGCGACGTCGCGGCGTTCCCCTTCCTGGACCCGCCGGACGCCCGCAACATCCGCGACGGCGTGAACCTGCTCCACGAACTCGGCGCCCTGGACCCCGAGGAGCAGGACCTTCGCAAGCGCCTGACGCCGGTCGGCCGCAAGCTCGCGCAGCTCCCGGTGGACCCGAAGCTCGGCCGCATGGTCCTGGAGGCGGACCGCAACGGCGCGCTGAAGGAGATCATGATCATCGCCGCCGCGCTGTCCATCCAGGACCCGCGCGAGCGCCCCGCGGACAAGCAGCAGGCGGCCGCGGAGAAGCACGCCCGCTTCAAGGAGCAGGGCTCGGACTTCCTGGCGTGGCTGAAGCTGTGGGACTACATCAAGGAGAAACAGAAGGAGCTCTCCTCGAACCAGTTCCGCAAGCTCTGTAAAGCGGAGTTCCTGCATTACCTGCGCATCCGCGAGTGGCAGGACGTGCACAGCCAGCTCAAGCAGATCGCCAAACAGCTGGAGCTCACCCCGAACAGCACCGAGGCCGGTCCCGACCAGATCCACATCAGTCTGCTCAGCGGACTGCTGTCGCACATCGGCCTGAAGGACACGGAGTCCTTCGAGTACATCGGCGCACGCAATGCGAAGTTCGCCATCTCCCCCGGGTCGGTCCTCTTCAAGAAGTCGCCGCAGTGGGTCATGGCGGCCGAGCTCGTGGAGACGACCCGCTTGTGGGGGCGCGTGGTCGCCACCATCAAGCCGGAATGGGCTGAGCCTCTGGCGCAGCACTTGGTGAAGCACACGTATAGCGAACCCCACTGGGAGAAGTCCGCGGGCGCCGTCATGGCGTTCGAGAAGGTAACGCTTTACGGAATCCCGATCGTCGCCTCGCGCAAGGTGAACTACGGCCGCGTCGACCCCGAGGTGTCGCGCGAGCTGTTCATCCGCCACGCACTCGTCGAGGGCGACTGGCAGACCCATCACAAGTTCTTCTCCGAGAACCGCAAGCTGCTCGCCGAGGTCGAGGAACTGGAGAACCGCGCGCGCCGCCGCGACATCCTGGTCGACGACGAGACGCTGTTCGACTTCTACGACGACCGGGTACCGGCCGACGTGGTGTCCGCGCGGCACTTCGACTCCTGGTGGAAGAAGACCAGCCGGGAGCAGCCGGACCTGCTGAGCTTCGAGAAGTCGATGCTCATCAACGACGGCGCCGGCGCCGTGGTGGAGCTGGACTACCCGGACTCCTGGCGGCAGAACCGGATGAAGTTCCGGCTGACCTACCAGTTCGAGCCGGGCGCGGACGCCGACGGCGTCACGGTGCACCTCCCACTGGCGGTCCTCAACCAGGTCTCCCCCGACGGCTTCGACTGGCTGATCCCGGGTCTGCGCGAGGAACTGCTCACCGCGCTGATCAAGTCGATGCCCAAGGCGCTGCGGGTGAACTTCGTGCCGGCGCCGAACTTCGCCAGGGCGCTGCGCCAGAGCCTGGTGCCGAACTCCGACCCGCTGGTGGACGCCATCGCCCGCGAGCTGCGCGCGGTCTCCGGGCACCGGGTCGAGCCCGCGGACTTCGACCTGGACCGGGTCCCGGACCATCTGAAGATGACCTTCCGCGTCGTCGACGACAAGGGCCGCAAGCTCGCCGAGGGCAAGGACCTGGAGGCGCTGAAGCTCAAGCTGAAGGTCAAGACCCGCGACGTCATCAACGACGCCGCCGACGGCCTGGCCCGCGAGGGCCTGAAGACCTGGAGCGTCGGCACGCTGACCCGGACCTTCGAGCAGAAGCGGCGCGGGCTGACCATGAAGGCCTACCCGGCGCTGGCCGACGCCGGCGACAGCGTGGCGGTGCGGCTCTACGACACGGCGGAGGACCAGCGCCGGGCCATGGCCGCCGGCACCCGCCGGATGCTGCTGCTGAACGTCAACTCGCCGATCAAGTACATCAACGGCCGGCTGAGCAATCCGGCGAAGCTGGCGCTGAGCCACAACCCCTACGGCAACGCCCTGGCGCTGCTGGAGGACTGTGTCGCGTGCGCGGCGGACCACCTGATCGCCCGGAACGGCGGTCCGGCCTGGGACGAGGCGGGCTACCAGAAGCTGTTCGACGCGGTGCGCGCCGACCTGGCCGACACCTCGATGCAGGTGGTGCAGACCGTCGAGCGGGTCCTGTCGGTCTGGCACGAGGTGGAGCGCAAGCTCAAGGCCACCACCAGCCGCTCCCTGCTGACCGCCCTGGCCGACATCCGCGACCAGCTCAGCGGGCTGATCCACAAGGGCTTCGTCGCCGAGACCGGCTTCGACCAGCTGCCGCAGCTGGTCCGCTACCTGCGGGCCGTGGACCGGCGGCTGGACAAGCTCCCGGACAACCCGAACCAGGACCAGCTGCTGATGTTCCAGATCCACGACGTCCGCGACGAGTACCAGCTGCTGCTGGACCGGCTGCCGGCCGGCCGGCGCGCGGACGCGGACGTGCGGCGCGTCCGCTGGATGATCGAGGAGCTGCGGGTCAGCCTGTTCGCCCAACAGCTCGGGACCCCGGAGACGGTGTCGGCCAAACGGATCT